A single genomic interval of Thermovibrio guaymasensis harbors:
- the cobC gene encoding alpha-ribazole phosphatase gives MPKVILVRHGKTVWNAEGRYQGKMDIPLNEEGREQARKVGEALKDFPVKAVYSSPLSRCKDTASEIAKHHGLEVQVKEGFKEIDHGQWEGMLASEVEEKYPELLKLWREKPSQVKMPEGESLKDVYDRAVKAFEEVVSKHSDEDLIIIVGHDATNKVLMCYLLGTDLDKFWAFKQANCGITVLEYHPETKKVIVHVANATGHLGKEIDFEVQKSL, from the coding sequence ATGCCAAAGGTAATACTTGTTAGACACGGTAAGACCGTTTGGAATGCAGAAGGCAGGTATCAGGGAAAGATGGACATCCCTTTAAACGAGGAGGGAAGGGAACAGGCAAGGAAAGTTGGGGAAGCTCTAAAGGATTTCCCCGTTAAGGCTGTCTATTCAAGCCCTCTTTCAAGGTGTAAGGATACTGCATCTGAAATTGCAAAGCACCACGGTTTAGAAGTTCAGGTTAAGGAGGGCTTTAAGGAGATTGACCACGGCCAGTGGGAAGGAATGCTTGCAAGTGAAGTTGAGGAGAAGTATCCAGAACTTTTAAAGCTCTGGAGGGAGAAGCCAAGTCAAGTTAAAATGCCGGAAGGGGAATCTTTAAAGGACGTTTACGATAGGGCTGTAAAGGCTTTTGAGGAAGTTGTTAGTAAACATTCCGATGAGGATTTGATTATTATAGTCGGTCACGATGCTACCAACAAAGTCCTTATGTGTTATCTCCTTGGAACAGACCTTGATAAGTTCTGGGCATTTAAGCAGGCAAACTGTGGAATTACGGTCCTTGAGTATCATCCTGAGACTAAGAAGGTTATTGTTCACGTTGCAAACGCTACAGGTCACCTTGGAAAGGAAATAGACTTTGAGGTTCAAAAGTCCCTTTAA
- a CDS encoding ABC1 kinase family protein, translated as MIKEMRGLKRLWEVLSSLYFCFYEEVSRYLTPFGAFLISLPFWNKKELLSYPPPVRLRLSLESLGGAFIKVGQLLSTRIDVLPADFVKELEKLQDRVPPQPLKEILEAYPELRTFFSYVEPEPIGSGSVAQVHRAFLKDGKEVALKVVRPHAEKLIKEDVSILKLIVKLLCSIYPPLKDFRLPQIVEEIERMLLDELDLGKEAAYMELFRKFSKEEPSFYVPEVFWDYTSRRYLVSEFIRGKKLGSTDLPEERRKELAEKFVRAVNRMVFELGVFHGDLHPGNIFLLNDGRFAFVDFGIIGRFSPDTLYEFFLFSLGVMNRDPDLIVGSLRRIGALPENLNEKLLKREILIFLDKYYNKPLSKIDAEKLFYEELSTARKFKVVLPEELVTLMKTIAHTESIARMIYPDFRLPPLLKPYLEKIAPKVLLSFLKRAGTTLSMNYAQLVDEFPNLLRSSLKRERRSYREIFWGMALLGFSVTLVFSPKLLLFYIPTVLIVNKLSR; from the coding sequence AAAGGAAATGAGGGGCCTTAAGAGGCTTTGGGAGGTCCTCTCCTCCCTTTACTTCTGTTTTTACGAGGAGGTTTCCAGATACCTTACTCCTTTTGGTGCCTTTCTAATTTCACTTCCTTTTTGGAATAAGAAGGAGCTCCTATCATACCCTCCTCCTGTAAGGTTAAGGCTTTCACTTGAGAGTTTGGGCGGAGCCTTCATAAAGGTCGGTCAGCTCTTATCAACGAGGATTGATGTACTCCCTGCAGATTTTGTTAAGGAGCTTGAAAAACTCCAGGATAGGGTTCCTCCCCAGCCTCTAAAGGAAATCCTTGAAGCCTATCCTGAGCTGAGGACTTTTTTCTCCTACGTTGAGCCTGAACCAATAGGTTCTGGTTCTGTTGCTCAGGTTCATAGAGCTTTCCTAAAAGACGGGAAGGAAGTTGCCCTTAAAGTTGTAAGACCTCATGCTGAGAAGCTAATAAAAGAGGACGTATCAATCCTTAAGCTCATAGTTAAGCTTTTGTGTTCTATTTACCCTCCCTTAAAGGACTTCAGACTTCCCCAAATCGTTGAGGAAATTGAAAGAATGCTCCTTGACGAGCTTGACCTTGGAAAGGAAGCCGCCTACATGGAGCTCTTTAGGAAGTTCTCAAAGGAAGAGCCTTCATTTTACGTTCCTGAGGTCTTCTGGGATTACACTTCAAGGAGGTACTTGGTATCTGAGTTTATCCGTGGAAAGAAGTTGGGAAGTACTGACCTGCCTGAGGAAAGGAGGAAGGAGCTTGCTGAGAAGTTCGTTAGGGCGGTTAACAGAATGGTCTTTGAGCTTGGAGTTTTCCACGGAGACCTTCACCCTGGAAACATATTCCTGCTAAATGACGGTCGTTTTGCATTTGTTGACTTTGGGATAATTGGAAGGTTCTCTCCTGATACCCTTTACGAGTTCTTCCTCTTTTCCTTGGGGGTTATGAATAGGGACCCAGACCTTATAGTCGGCTCCCTTAGGAGGATAGGAGCCCTTCCGGAGAACCTGAACGAGAAGCTCTTAAAGAGAGAGATTCTCATTTTCCTTGATAAGTACTACAACAAACCCCTTTCTAAGATAGACGCTGAGAAGCTCTTCTATGAGGAGCTCTCAACTGCAAGGAAGTTTAAAGTTGTCCTTCCTGAGGAGCTCGTTACTTTAATGAAAACAATAGCCCATACTGAGTCAATAGCAAGGATGATCTACCCCGACTTCAGGCTTCCTCCACTGCTGAAGCCTTATTTGGAGAAGATTGCCCCAAAAGTTCTCCTCTCATTCTTAAAGAGGGCAGGAACTACTCTTTCTATGAACTACGCTCAGCTCGTTGATGAGTTTCCAAATCTCTTAAGGAGCTCTTTAAAGAGGGAGAGGAGGAGTTACAGGGAAATCTTTTGGGGAATGGCCCTTTTGGGCTTCTCTGTTACTCTCGTCTTTTCTCCGAAACTCCTCCTTTTCTACATTCCCACCGTCCTAATCGTAAATAAGCTTTCCCGTTAA
- the gltA gene encoding NADPH-dependent glutamate synthase, with translation MAKKEIRKVRVPVPEREPLKRIKDFKEVKIGYSPQLAVEEAKRCLQCPHSPCVDACPVNVPIPQFIKLIAEGKFVEAARKIKEENIMPSVCGRVCPQEIQCEGACVVGKVGDPVAIGALEAFAGDHEASVGYEKFEIKEKSGKRVAVVGSGPAGIACAADLLKYGHEVVIFEALHEPGGVLIYGIPEFRLPNGTVQRELEFLKEMGAEIRLNFVVGKTATIYELLEEFDAVFIGSGAGLPYLLNVEGINLNGIYSANEFLTRVNLMRAYEFPEYDTPVFAGKRLAVIGGGNTAMDVARTAVRLPDTEEVYVVYRRSEKEMPARVEEVRHAKEEGVIFKTLTSPLRFVGEEGWVKGIECIKMELSEPDESGRRKPVPIPGSEFILEVDSVVIAIGQGPNPVVVDGVKEIRRGKKGEIIVDPETFMTDLPGVFAGGDAIRGGSTVIVAMGDGRKAAKSIHKYLTQGYNSSSTK, from the coding sequence GTGGCTAAAAAGGAGATAAGGAAGGTTAGGGTTCCCGTTCCTGAGAGGGAGCCTTTAAAGAGGATAAAGGATTTTAAGGAAGTTAAGATAGGCTACAGCCCTCAGCTTGCAGTTGAAGAGGCAAAGAGGTGTCTTCAGTGTCCTCACTCTCCGTGCGTTGATGCCTGCCCCGTTAACGTTCCAATTCCCCAGTTCATAAAGCTCATAGCTGAGGGGAAGTTCGTTGAAGCTGCAAGGAAGATTAAGGAAGAGAATATAATGCCCTCAGTTTGCGGTAGGGTTTGTCCCCAGGAGATTCAGTGTGAGGGGGCCTGCGTCGTTGGTAAGGTTGGAGATCCTGTGGCAATTGGAGCCCTTGAAGCCTTTGCAGGAGATCACGAGGCAAGCGTTGGCTACGAGAAGTTTGAGATAAAGGAAAAGAGCGGAAAGAGGGTTGCCGTTGTAGGCTCCGGCCCTGCCGGTATAGCCTGTGCTGCAGACTTGTTGAAGTACGGCCACGAAGTTGTAATCTTTGAGGCCCTCCACGAACCTGGGGGAGTTCTGATCTATGGAATTCCAGAGTTCCGCCTGCCGAACGGGACTGTCCAGAGGGAATTAGAATTCTTAAAGGAGATGGGGGCAGAGATAAGGCTTAACTTTGTTGTCGGAAAGACTGCCACTATCTATGAACTTTTGGAAGAGTTTGACGCCGTCTTTATAGGTTCGGGAGCCGGACTTCCATACCTTTTAAACGTTGAGGGAATCAACCTTAATGGAATTTACTCGGCAAACGAGTTCCTAACGAGAGTTAACCTTATGAGGGCTTACGAGTTTCCAGAGTACGATACTCCCGTCTTTGCAGGTAAAAGGCTTGCAGTGATAGGCGGTGGTAATACGGCGATGGACGTTGCAAGGACTGCTGTAAGGCTTCCTGATACTGAGGAAGTTTACGTAGTTTATAGGAGAAGTGAGAAAGAGATGCCTGCAAGGGTTGAGGAAGTTCGCCACGCTAAGGAAGAGGGGGTTATCTTCAAGACTTTAACTTCTCCTTTAAGGTTTGTCGGTGAAGAGGGTTGGGTTAAGGGGATTGAGTGTATAAAGATGGAGCTCTCAGAACCCGACGAGTCAGGAAGGAGGAAGCCGGTTCCAATTCCCGGAAGTGAATTTATCCTTGAGGTTGACTCTGTTGTTATAGCAATTGGTCAAGGGCCTAACCCTGTTGTTGTTGATGGCGTTAAAGAGATTAGGAGGGGGAAGAAGGGAGAGATCATTGTTGACCCAGAAACCTTTATGACAGACCTTCCTGGGGTCTTTGCCGGTGGTGATGCGATAAGGGGAGGATCAACGGTTATCGTTGCAATGGGAGACGGGAGGAAAGCTGCCAAGTCAATTCATAAGTACTTAACTCAAGGTTATAATTCCTCCTCCACAAAATGA
- a CDS encoding NifB/NifX family molybdenum-iron cluster-binding protein — MKIAVPVLETEVKGRRLINAHFGKSNFFAIVDTETGEVEFVKNPANNVQRGRGMQIAQMLKEKGVKAVLVKEIGAGAFDKLKNVAGIEVYLVPTVVKFLDEAVNLFKEGKLTELSEPNEG, encoded by the coding sequence ATGAAGATAGCAGTTCCCGTCCTTGAAACTGAAGTTAAAGGAAGGAGATTAATAAACGCTCACTTTGGAAAATCAAACTTCTTTGCGATTGTTGATACAGAAACGGGAGAAGTTGAATTTGTGAAAAACCCAGCAAACAACGTTCAAAGGGGAAGGGGAATGCAAATTGCCCAAATGCTGAAAGAAAAGGGCGTCAAAGCTGTTTTAGTTAAAGAGATTGGAGCAGGTGCCTTTGACAAACTAAAGAACGTTGCAGGAATAGAAGTTTACTTAGTCCCAACGGTAGTTAAGTTCCTTGATGAAGCAGTTAACCTGTTTAAAGAAGGGAAACTCACGGAGCTCTCAGAACCTAACGAAGGTTAA
- a CDS encoding RNA methyltransferase, translating to MAVYTAILHYPVYNKSGKVVATSLTTLDIHDIARASRTYGVKRYYVVQPIENHLWLANKLLSFWQGGHGREYNPKRWEALKIVKAVPYFEDALSHILEVDGVRPKVVVTTARKRENAISFSRLREKIEKGEDLIICFGTGWGLTEEFMESADYVLEPIVGPTDYNHLSVRSAASIILDRLLGR from the coding sequence ATGGCTGTTTACACTGCGATCCTTCACTACCCAGTTTACAACAAGAGCGGTAAGGTTGTAGCTACTTCCCTAACTACCCTTGACATTCACGACATAGCGAGGGCTTCAAGGACCTATGGGGTAAAGCGCTACTACGTAGTTCAGCCAATAGAGAACCACCTTTGGCTTGCAAACAAACTCCTATCTTTCTGGCAAGGTGGACACGGCAGGGAGTATAACCCAAAGAGGTGGGAAGCCTTAAAGATAGTTAAAGCTGTTCCTTACTTTGAAGATGCCTTAAGTCACATTCTGGAAGTTGACGGAGTAAGGCCGAAAGTAGTTGTTACCACTGCAAGGAAGAGGGAAAACGCTATCTCCTTCTCTAGGTTAAGGGAGAAGATTGAAAAAGGAGAGGACTTAATAATCTGCTTTGGAACCGGGTGGGGATTGACTGAAGAGTTTATGGAGAGTGCAGACTACGTTTTAGAACCGATTGTTGGTCCTACCGATTACAACCACCTTTCAGTTCGCTCTGCTGCTTCAATAATCCTTGATAGACTTTTAGGAAGGTAG
- the sfsA gene encoding DNA/RNA nuclease SfsA, which translates to MRFKSPFKLLDLKEEFGELLTGTFVERLNRFVVLVKVGDELKKAHLSDTGRLRELLTPSSPLLLAPNPKGKLDYKVVAVKKSYEWILINTQVHSKIAQRLIEKGYLGFRPKEVLREVKVGKSRIDFLIDKDFYLEVKGCNLVVNGTCLFPDAPTERGRKHLEELIALKRKGYRAGVLFLAFRRCSELRPNSKTDPAFSEAFERAKASGVEFFAFNLSLHPLSGEVRVIGEVPV; encoded by the coding sequence TTGAGGTTCAAAAGTCCCTTTAAACTTTTAGACCTTAAGGAGGAGTTTGGGGAGCTCTTAACCGGAACTTTCGTAGAGAGGTTAAATCGCTTCGTTGTGCTGGTGAAGGTAGGGGACGAGCTTAAAAAAGCTCACCTTTCAGATACGGGGAGATTGAGGGAGCTCCTGACTCCTTCCTCTCCTCTCCTTCTTGCTCCAAACCCCAAGGGGAAGCTTGACTATAAAGTTGTTGCCGTTAAGAAGTCTTATGAGTGGATCTTAATAAACACTCAGGTTCACTCAAAGATTGCTCAAAGGCTGATAGAAAAGGGTTACTTAGGCTTTAGACCTAAAGAGGTCTTAAGGGAAGTTAAGGTAGGAAAGAGCCGAATAGACTTTTTAATTGATAAGGACTTCTATCTTGAAGTTAAAGGGTGCAATTTGGTAGTTAACGGAACCTGCCTATTTCCCGATGCTCCAACAGAGAGGGGAAGGAAGCACCTTGAGGAGTTAATTGCACTTAAAAGGAAGGGCTACAGGGCGGGAGTTCTCTTCTTGGCCTTTAGGAGGTGTTCAGAGCTCCGTCCAAACTCAAAAACAGACCCTGCCTTTAGCGAAGCTTTTGAGAGGGCCAAAGCTTCAGGGGTAGAGTTCTTTGCCTTTAACCTTTCCCTTCACCCTCTAAGCGGTGAAGTTAGAGTTATTGGGGAAGTTCCCGTTTGA
- a CDS encoding sulfide/dihydroorotate dehydrogenase-like FAD/NAD-binding protein, whose translation MYRIVEKRELAKGVDEFVVEAPEISRKAKPGQFVIVRVVSRGERIPLTIADVDPESGTVTLMVQRVGKSTYHLSCFEEGNSLRDIVGPLGKPTEIKKWGHVVAVGGGLGLAPIHHICKGIKEAGNRLTVIMGFRSKDLIFWEDRMRLMADDLIITTNDGSYGKKGLVTDALKEVIEKDKVDAVICAGPVPMMKAVAELTRPYGIYTVASLNPIMVDGTGMCGACRVTVGGEVKFACVDGPEFDAHQVDFDELMNRLRMFRDKEEIAMRRFQEKHCGCGGK comes from the coding sequence ATGTACAGGATTGTTGAGAAGAGGGAACTGGCAAAGGGGGTTGACGAGTTCGTCGTTGAGGCTCCTGAAATTTCAAGGAAGGCTAAGCCCGGCCAGTTTGTAATTGTTAGAGTTGTTTCTAGAGGGGAGAGGATTCCCCTTACGATTGCCGATGTTGATCCTGAATCAGGAACCGTTACTCTAATGGTTCAAAGAGTCGGTAAGAGTACTTACCACCTTTCCTGTTTTGAGGAAGGAAACTCCCTGAGGGATATAGTCGGTCCCCTTGGAAAACCTACTGAAATAAAGAAGTGGGGACACGTTGTTGCAGTAGGTGGAGGTCTTGGCCTGGCTCCGATTCACCACATATGTAAGGGAATTAAGGAGGCTGGCAATAGGTTAACGGTAATTATGGGCTTTAGGAGTAAGGATTTGATCTTCTGGGAAGATAGGATGAGGTTGATGGCGGATGACCTTATCATTACAACTAACGATGGTTCTTACGGTAAGAAAGGACTGGTTACCGATGCTTTAAAGGAGGTTATTGAGAAGGATAAAGTAGATGCGGTTATATGTGCTGGGCCTGTTCCTATGATGAAGGCTGTTGCGGAGTTGACCAGGCCTTACGGAATTTACACGGTTGCTTCTCTTAATCCGATTATGGTTGACGGAACCGGAATGTGCGGTGCCTGTAGGGTTACTGTTGGGGGAGAAGTGAAGTTTGCGTGCGTTGATGGTCCTGAATTTGACGCCCATCAGGTTGACTTTGATGAGCTTATGAACCGGTTAAGGATGTTTAGGGACAAAGAAGAGATTGCCATGAGAAGGTTCCAGGAAAAACACTGTGGTTGTGGAGGGAAGTAG
- the gltA gene encoding NADPH-dependent glutamate synthase has product MKKRLDRWMDRMPMPVLPPNVRKRVFNEYVLGYGHTAAKDESLRCLLCKTPTCMDSCPVNSRIPEWIEAIQKEKVKEGYKILRERNPFSSVCGRVCPQERLCESSCILLRRKDGESVAIGGLERFIADNVRMYGNSWVDEKECEDTGKKVAIIGGGPAGLSAAYFLAKKGHRVTIFEALPYLGGVMRYGIPEPRLPREALDWDINLILNLGVEVKTNTVVGEDISLDEIRKNFDAVFIAVGSGRGKKMNIPGADLKGCYSAIGFLMKVNTGEVHPLLAPDREVELPQGKRVVVVGGGFTAVDCAIVAVRLGNEVEIVYRRTKDSSSAREDEWEMLEEEGVKINWLTQPIEVIGNEEGKVKAIKCIKMKLIPQEGRRPKVEPIEGSEFEIPCDVIVFAVGQGDNPVAYKDVEGLKIDKWNNLSTVDEEFRTNVEGIWAGGDVVNGGDLVVTAIKHAQVASRSIHKYLTTGKWEYKEEK; this is encoded by the coding sequence ATGAAGAAAAGGCTTGACAGATGGATGGATAGGATGCCAATGCCGGTTCTTCCACCAAACGTTAGAAAGAGGGTCTTCAATGAGTACGTTCTAGGCTACGGCCACACAGCCGCAAAGGATGAGTCTCTAAGGTGTTTACTCTGTAAGACTCCAACGTGCATGGACTCATGTCCCGTAAACAGCAGAATACCTGAGTGGATTGAGGCAATTCAAAAAGAGAAGGTTAAAGAGGGATATAAGATCTTGAGAGAGAGAAACCCTTTTAGCTCCGTGTGTGGGAGGGTTTGTCCTCAGGAGAGACTGTGTGAAAGTAGCTGTATTCTCTTAAGGAGAAAAGACGGGGAATCAGTGGCTATAGGTGGCCTTGAAAGGTTTATAGCAGATAACGTGAGAATGTACGGAAACAGCTGGGTTGATGAAAAAGAGTGTGAAGATACAGGAAAAAAAGTAGCCATAATAGGTGGAGGACCTGCAGGCCTTTCAGCTGCATACTTCTTAGCAAAGAAGGGACATAGAGTAACGATTTTTGAAGCCCTGCCTTACCTTGGTGGAGTTATGAGGTACGGAATTCCTGAGCCCAGACTTCCAAGGGAAGCCCTTGATTGGGACATAAACCTGATACTGAACCTAGGAGTTGAGGTAAAGACAAATACGGTTGTAGGAGAGGATATCAGTCTAGATGAAATAAGGAAGAACTTTGACGCTGTCTTTATAGCAGTAGGCTCTGGAAGGGGAAAGAAGATGAATATTCCCGGAGCAGACCTAAAAGGGTGCTACTCGGCAATCGGCTTTCTAATGAAAGTTAATACTGGAGAGGTCCATCCCCTCCTTGCACCTGATAGAGAGGTGGAGCTCCCCCAAGGTAAGAGGGTAGTAGTTGTCGGAGGAGGCTTTACAGCTGTAGACTGTGCCATTGTAGCAGTAAGGCTTGGAAATGAAGTAGAGATAGTTTACCGGAGGACCAAAGACTCATCCTCTGCAAGGGAAGACGAGTGGGAGATGCTTGAGGAAGAGGGAGTTAAAATAAACTGGCTAACTCAGCCCATTGAAGTTATAGGAAACGAGGAAGGAAAGGTTAAGGCAATTAAGTGCATAAAGATGAAACTGATTCCACAGGAAGGTAGAAGACCAAAAGTTGAACCGATTGAAGGAAGCGAGTTTGAGATACCCTGTGACGTTATAGTATTTGCCGTTGGTCAGGGAGATAACCCAGTTGCCTATAAAGACGTTGAAGGACTTAAGATTGATAAGTGGAACAACCTTTCAACTGTAGATGAAGAGTTCAGGACAAACGTTGAGGGAATCTGGGCAGGTGGAGACGTAGTTAACGGAGGAGACTTGGTAGTAACTGCGATAAAGCACGCCCAAGTTGCATCAAGGTCAATCCACAAGTATTTGACAACCGGGAAGTGGGAATATAAGGAAGAAAAGTAA